The proteins below come from a single uncultured delta proteobacterium genomic window:
- a CDS encoding conserved exported hypothetical protein (Evidence 4 : Homologs of previously reported genes of unknown function): MHARTVTILLCCTALLALTGCGLFQSSPSSSAGNTRPGANVALTAHNPVSLQNYKTARAYASEGRLELAKEHYLLAYAAAEGDASLQVMLEKELRAVDMMLKTLR, translated from the coding sequence ATGCACGCACGGACCGTTACCATACTTCTCTGCTGCACGGCTTTGCTGGCGCTTACCGGCTGCGGGCTGTTCCAAAGTTCGCCCTCCTCGTCCGCGGGCAACACGCGGCCGGGTGCGAACGTGGCCCTGACCGCGCACAACCCCGTGAGCCTGCAAAACTACAAGACCGCGCGCGCGTATGCCTCGGAAGGCAGGCTGGAGCTGGCAAAGGAACATTATCTTCTTGCCTACGCAGCCGCCGAGGGCGACGCCTCTTTACAGGTCATGCTGGAAAAAGAGCTCAGAGCCGTTGACATGATGTTAAAAACGCTGCGGTGA
- a CDS encoding membrane hypothetical protein (Evidence 5 : No homology to any previously reported sequences) yields the protein MPLDLLPWLGLGSQMAGALVLFFSGGLGLGTRAYSARGTALGLAFFGAGCVSLAVFALFERNFLLTGVQLLAAVLVFAGVARKAKGRRNGS from the coding sequence ATGCCGCTCGATCTGCTGCCCTGGCTGGGACTGGGCTCCCAGATGGCGGGCGCTCTGGTTCTCTTTTTTTCCGGCGGCCTCGGGCTCGGCACCCGCGCCTATTCGGCCCGGGGAACGGCGCTGGGGTTGGCTTTTTTCGGCGCGGGGTGCGTTTCTCTCGCGGTATTCGCGCTTTTTGAGCGCAATTTTCTGCTGACCGGAGTGCAGCTTCTGGCCGCCGTCCTTGTCTTCGCCGGGGTGGCCCGCAAGGCAAAAGGGAGGCGGAACGGCTCATGA
- the secD gene encoding Protein translocase subunit SecD, translated as MRQGLRWRLAVTVVVLALSLLYLLPALPGMQNSPLRRFLPDASINFGLDLVGGIHLTLGVEVDKAIENSLARMGTDIRTIARDKSILTLRPRLLPGGEKVEITLAKADQKAAFEELLAKNFPDLRFDPPQTAEEGRLRYVGSLTDAARAHMAKFALAQAVTTIRNRIDQFGVAEPDIRERPADNSIVIQLPGIRDADRAIKLVGQTAHLEFRIVRDDIDPARVAKGLLPAGTELMTLVGKDGTEGTPILVDKEATLTGEYITDASPATDQRTNEWHVRMSFDNRGAALFERITGENQGKRMAIVLDGKVRSAPTIQEKISGGTASITGRFTAQEAQDLSLVLRAGSLPAPVHIMEERTVGPSLGQESIDKGVKAALIGGALVVLFMIVYYGFSGLIADAMLALDVMLILAGMAAFGATLTLPGIAGIVLTLGMAVDANVLIFERIREEMRRGVTPIAAIRAGFSRATIAITDSNLTTVIAAVVLYQFGTGPIRGFAVTLTLGIVASMFTAIFVSHIVYDVWMGKKGRKLSI; from the coding sequence ATGAGACAAGGTCTGCGATGGAGGCTCGCCGTTACCGTAGTGGTGCTGGCGCTTTCCCTTCTCTATCTGCTGCCGGCGTTGCCCGGAATGCAGAATTCTCCCCTGCGGCGTTTTTTGCCTGACGCGAGCATCAACTTCGGCCTGGACCTTGTGGGCGGCATCCATCTCACGCTCGGCGTGGAAGTGGACAAGGCCATTGAGAACTCCCTGGCCCGGATGGGCACGGATATCCGCACAATCGCCCGGGACAAGAGCATCCTGACCTTGCGCCCCCGGCTTCTGCCCGGCGGGGAAAAGGTGGAGATCACGCTCGCGAAGGCCGACCAGAAGGCGGCGTTCGAGGAACTGCTCGCCAAGAATTTCCCGGATCTGCGCTTTGATCCGCCCCAGACGGCGGAAGAAGGCCGGTTGCGGTACGTCGGCTCCCTGACGGACGCCGCGCGTGCGCACATGGCCAAATTCGCGCTGGCCCAGGCCGTCACCACCATCCGGAACCGCATCGACCAGTTCGGGGTGGCCGAGCCCGATATCCGCGAGCGCCCCGCGGACAACAGCATCGTGATCCAGCTGCCCGGCATCCGGGACGCGGACAGGGCCATCAAGCTCGTCGGCCAGACGGCGCACCTGGAGTTCCGCATCGTGCGTGACGACATTGACCCGGCCCGGGTCGCCAAGGGTCTTTTGCCCGCCGGTACCGAACTGATGACCTTGGTCGGCAAGGACGGAACCGAGGGTACGCCCATCCTGGTCGACAAGGAAGCGACCCTCACCGGCGAATACATTACCGACGCTTCTCCCGCCACGGACCAGCGCACCAACGAATGGCACGTGCGCATGAGCTTCGACAACCGCGGCGCCGCCCTGTTCGAGCGCATCACGGGTGAGAACCAGGGCAAGCGTATGGCGATCGTGCTGGACGGCAAGGTCCGTTCGGCCCCGACCATCCAGGAAAAAATCAGCGGCGGCACCGCCTCCATCACGGGCCGGTTTACCGCCCAGGAAGCCCAGGACCTTTCCCTGGTCCTCCGGGCGGGGTCGCTCCCGGCGCCGGTCCACATCATGGAAGAACGCACGGTCGGCCCGTCGCTGGGGCAGGAATCCATCGACAAGGGCGTGAAGGCCGCGCTCATCGGCGGCGCGCTCGTGGTGCTGTTCATGATCGTTTATTACGGCTTCTCCGGCCTCATTGCCGACGCCATGCTGGCGCTCGACGTGATGCTCATTCTCGCGGGCATGGCGGCTTTCGGCGCCACCCTGACGCTGCCGGGCATCGCGGGCATCGTGCTGACCCTCGGCATGGCCGTTGACGCCAACGTGCTCATTTTCGAGCGCATCCGCGAGGAGATGCGGCGAGGCGTCACGCCCATCGCGGCCATCCGGGCCGGTTTCTCGCGGGCCACCATCGCCATCACGGACTCCAACCTGACGACCGTCATCGCGGCGGTCGTGCTGTACCAGTTCGGCACCGGTCCCATCCGGGGCTTTGCCGTGACCCTGACCCTCGGCATTGTGGCATCCATGTTCACCGCCATTTTTGTCTCCCACATCGTCTATGACGTATGGATGGGCAAAAAGGGCCGGAAATTGAGTATTTAA
- a CDS encoding Preprotein translocase, YajC subunit (modular protein): MSFIETAYAMAPQAGGGGEANMFASLMPFALIFLVFYFLLIRPQQKKAKEQKLMIAGLKKGDAVITAGGMFGRIVEVDGDIMTVDLGETRVTMNRGYLSAAPQVKQVAPPVKKEKKGKKEKDAPRPAPVASAAQEDVAPEAAEAPEAPAAPEEAKADETPVVSGNDDTNKPAVQ; encoded by the coding sequence ATGTCTTTTATCGAGACCGCGTATGCAATGGCCCCGCAGGCCGGTGGCGGCGGCGAAGCCAACATGTTCGCTTCCCTCATGCCCTTTGCGCTTATTTTCCTGGTGTTCTATTTCCTGCTCATCCGTCCGCAGCAAAAGAAAGCCAAGGAACAGAAGCTGATGATCGCGGGCCTGAAAAAGGGTGACGCCGTTATTACCGCCGGCGGCATGTTCGGCCGCATCGTTGAGGTGGACGGCGACATCATGACCGTGGACCTTGGCGAAACCAGGGTCACCATGAACAGGGGCTATCTGAGCGCGGCTCCCCAGGTCAAACAGGTCGCGCCTCCCGTGAAGAAGGAAAAGAAGGGCAAAAAGGAGAAGGACGCTCCCAGGCCCGCTCCGGTTGCCAGCGCGGCACAGGAAGACGTCGCCCCTGAAGCCGCCGAGGCGCCCGAAGCCCCCGCCGCTCCCGAGGAAGCGAAAGCCGATGAAACCCCCGTGGTTTCCGGCAACGACGATACGAACAAGCCCGCTGTGCAGTAA
- a CDS encoding putative Membrane protein (Evidence 3 : Function proposed based on presence of conserved amino acid motif, structural feature or limited homology) has product MIRLWEQYKGLAGKTGLVFLLLAALVVAVHYLPDFDEHALALHIRDKGVRGIALYIGIAAVGSALGVPRQALSFAGGYAFGAFFGLLYGTLGTTLGCAGGFFLARQFGRPFIPARFTKRMEALDAFIAAAPFSMTLTVRLMPFGNNALTNVLGGISSIPPLGFIAGSCIGYIPQNFIFSLLGSGMRVDPFWRVLIAAILFVLAMGIGAALFRRHRALAAIAEKKH; this is encoded by the coding sequence ATGATCCGCTTGTGGGAGCAGTACAAGGGGCTTGCCGGCAAGACCGGTCTCGTTTTTTTGCTGCTGGCGGCCCTGGTCGTGGCGGTGCATTACCTGCCGGACTTTGACGAGCACGCGCTGGCGCTGCATATCCGGGACAAGGGCGTGCGGGGTATCGCGCTGTATATCGGCATCGCGGCCGTGGGGTCGGCTTTGGGCGTCCCCCGCCAGGCGCTCAGCTTCGCGGGCGGGTATGCTTTCGGCGCGTTCTTCGGCCTGCTTTACGGGACGCTGGGCACAACGCTCGGCTGCGCCGGCGGGTTTTTTCTGGCGCGGCAGTTCGGCAGGCCTTTTATCCCGGCGCGGTTCACAAAGCGCATGGAAGCGCTGGACGCGTTCATCGCCGCCGCGCCGTTTTCCATGACGTTGACGGTGCGGCTCATGCCGTTCGGGAACAATGCCCTGACAAACGTTCTCGGGGGGATTTCCTCCATACCGCCGCTGGGTTTTATTGCCGGTTCCTGTATCGGGTATATCCCGCAGAATTTTATTTTTTCGCTTCTGGGCAGCGGCATGCGGGTGGACCCGTTCTGGCGGGTGCTTATCGCCGCGATTTTGTTCGTTCTGGCGATGGGCATCGGCGCCGCGCTTTTCCGGAGGCACAGGGCCTTGGCCGCCATTGCCGAGAAAAAGCATTGA
- a CDS encoding conserved exported hypothetical protein (Evidence 4 : Homologs of previously reported genes of unknown function), translated as MHTRTTARPRVISLTALVAAFCGSLLILGAGNAVAKEYEVVNTPPPMPEAMKRAEKAPVIAAPQNAVPVGAGRKAYVNGEKVPVREAYDGDAGFAVPDTDGGLIWVPAPNKGVAPGQADARELKLKIRELADQLIANMHYTPQQTVALPTSFVNQEDFSQSSPLGRFIAEQMFYECNQRNFPVREYRMGSSITVREDGEFLLSRAPKSVSTQTAGTVFVVGTYLIDRQAVFVNARLLRGDGTVLRTAQVILSGTGMTRRMLAGSGKTLKAGSLPIRDFKTTTQPTNLTPFDQGEDVH; from the coding sequence ATGCATACACGCACCACAGCCAGGCCGCGCGTCATATCCTTGACCGCGCTCGTCGCCGCCTTTTGCGGCAGCCTGCTCATTCTTGGCGCCGGGAACGCCGTTGCCAAGGAATACGAGGTCGTCAACACCCCGCCGCCCATGCCCGAAGCCATGAAGCGCGCGGAAAAAGCGCCCGTGATAGCCGCCCCGCAAAACGCCGTTCCCGTGGGCGCGGGCCGCAAGGCTTACGTCAACGGGGAAAAGGTCCCGGTGCGGGAGGCATACGACGGCGACGCCGGGTTTGCCGTGCCGGACACGGACGGCGGGCTCATCTGGGTTCCCGCCCCGAACAAGGGCGTGGCGCCCGGGCAGGCGGATGCGCGCGAACTCAAGCTCAAAATCCGCGAACTGGCGGACCAGCTCATCGCGAACATGCACTACACCCCGCAGCAGACCGTGGCCTTGCCCACGTCCTTTGTGAACCAGGAGGATTTTTCCCAGTCTTCCCCGCTCGGCAGGTTTATTGCGGAACAAATGTTCTATGAATGCAACCAGCGGAATTTCCCTGTCAGGGAATACCGCATGGGTTCTTCCATCACGGTCAGGGAAGACGGGGAGTTTCTGCTCTCCCGCGCCCCGAAGAGCGTCTCCACGCAAACCGCCGGAACCGTGTTCGTGGTGGGAACCTACCTTATCGACCGCCAGGCCGTGTTCGTCAACGCGCGGCTCCTGCGCGGCGACGGAACGGTACTGCGCACCGCCCAGGTCATCCTTTCCGGCACGGGCATGACCAGGCGCATGCTGGCCGGGAGCGGTAAAACGCTCAAAGCCGGTTCGCTCCCCATCCGCGATTTCAAAACCACGACCCAGCCCACGAACCTGACGCCCTTTGACCAGGGCGAGGACGTCCACTAA
- a CDS encoding Glycosyl transferase family 2, with protein sequence MTQTAPEISLVIPVYNEEDNLRALVAEIHGAMARVDRPWEVLFVDDGSTDMSLDILRELAASSPNVTYIALAANSGQSAAFAAGFAEAAGDIIITMDADLQNDPADIPAMLDTYGKNGVTMVVGWRANRKDTLTKRLASRFGNAVRNWISRETIKDTGCSLKVMRRDMVRRLPVFNGVHRFYPTLMRLEGATVAEVKVNHRPRVAGVSKYGIWDRARKTVLDLLAVRWLQSRHVSCRIKERKA encoded by the coding sequence ATGACCCAGACCGCCCCTGAAATTTCCCTGGTCATCCCCGTGTATAATGAGGAAGACAATCTCCGCGCCCTGGTCGCGGAGATACACGGGGCCATGGCGCGCGTGGACAGGCCTTGGGAAGTCCTGTTCGTGGACGACGGCAGCACGGATATGAGCCTTGATATCCTGCGCGAACTGGCCGCCTCCTCCCCGAACGTCACCTATATCGCCCTTGCCGCCAACAGCGGCCAGTCCGCCGCGTTTGCCGCCGGTTTCGCGGAAGCGGCCGGGGACATCATCATTACCATGGATGCGGATTTGCAGAACGACCCCGCGGATATCCCGGCCATGCTGGATACCTACGGCAAGAACGGCGTGACCATGGTCGTCGGCTGGCGGGCCAACCGCAAAGACACGCTGACCAAGCGCCTCGCCTCCCGATTCGGCAATGCCGTGCGCAACTGGATTTCGCGCGAGACCATCAAGGATACGGGGTGCTCCCTCAAGGTCATGCGGCGCGACATGGTTCGCCGTCTGCCGGTTTTCAACGGCGTGCACCGGTTTTATCCCACCCTGATGCGGCTGGAGGGCGCGACCGTTGCCGAGGTCAAGGTCAACCACAGGCCCCGCGTCGCCGGAGTCTCCAAATACGGCATCTGGGACCGGGCGCGGAAAACGGTTCTCGATCTTCTGGCCGTCCGCTGGCTGCAAAGCCGCCACGTTTCCTGCCGGATCAAGGAGCGGAAAGCCTGA
- a CDS encoding conserved exported hypothetical protein (Evidence 4 : Homologs of previously reported genes of unknown function) encodes MRFPSIACRPLAWITTAAVLVVLAAAQAAASGSIEGTVPLAASAMGRQIDRQIVERLAQPEPPATGVSLAVTVPVDVNDLDESNPLARQMAEEMARWFTQAGYHVQEIRKGNSVLIEPGNGEKLLTRRDNLLGKKEVESAAIMTGTYTVTNKNVRFNIRVLQTTTQDVLGMATVSVPLTSEVKSLLGRNAAGHGGAYAGIAPSVGTMLP; translated from the coding sequence ATGCGTTTTCCCTCCATTGCCTGCCGCCCTCTGGCCTGGATAACCACGGCCGCCGTGCTGGTGGTTCTTGCCGCGGCCCAGGCCGCCGCATCCGGGTCCATTGAAGGCACCGTTCCCCTGGCGGCGTCCGCCATGGGGCGCCAGATCGACCGGCAGATTGTGGAACGCCTCGCGCAGCCCGAGCCTCCGGCCACGGGGGTTTCCCTCGCCGTGACCGTGCCCGTGGACGTCAACGACCTTGACGAATCCAACCCCTTGGCCAGGCAGATGGCCGAGGAAATGGCCCGCTGGTTTACCCAGGCCGGGTATCACGTGCAGGAAATCCGCAAAGGCAATTCCGTCCTGATCGAGCCGGGCAACGGCGAAAAACTGCTCACGCGCAGAGACAACCTGCTGGGCAAAAAGGAAGTGGAAAGCGCGGCCATCATGACGGGCACGTATACCGTCACCAACAAAAACGTCCGCTTCAACATCCGGGTGCTGCAAACCACCACGCAGGATGTGCTGGGCATGGCCACCGTGAGCGTTCCGCTGACGTCGGAAGTAAAATCCCTGCTCGGCAGAAATGCGGCCGGACACGGAGGGGCTTACGCGGGCATAGCGCCGAGCGTGGGGACCATGCTGCCCTGA
- a CDS encoding hypothetical protein (Evidence 5 : No homology to any previously reported sequences) has translation MQRNGIAGQYFFTIRQIPAVSGRQFSLNNTLKILIFYLKNLPIHQDRYTRKFMIQLPHWLCAAPRGMERLRLMVFAPRGARHLGGRRLNAYR, from the coding sequence ATGCAACGGAACGGTATCGCGGGGCAGTATTTTTTTACAATCAGACAAATACCGGCAGTGTCCGGCAGGCAGTTTTCACTCAATAATACGCTAAAAATACTTATCTTTTATCTAAAAAATTTGCCTATTCATCAGGATAGATATACCAGAAAATTTATGATACAGCTGCCGCATTGGTTGTGCGCAGCACCGCGTGGTATGGAGCGTTTGCGTCTAATGGTGTTTGCGCCCCGTGGCGCCAGGCATCTTGGGGGGAGAAGACTGAATGCCTACCGGTAG